A region of Paenibacillus thiaminolyticus DNA encodes the following proteins:
- the murQ gene encoding N-acetylmuramic acid 6-phosphate etherase, whose protein sequence is MDEYLAGLTTEAINSETAAIDECTTEQMLRLMNEQDAKVPQAVAAEIPQIVKAVNSLHQVLKHGGRMFYVGAGSSGRMGVLDASECPPTFGTDPELVQGHIAGGDTALRWAVEGFEDNAEEGVALIESCGVTDKDAVVGITASGSARFVIAALKKARDIGATTIGVVNNKESLLESVCDICISPIVGPEVIMGSTRLKAGTAQKLVLNMLTTCTMVKLGKTYNNLMVDVKASNIKLRDRSVRIIQAAAGVDAGTAATYLESASMNCKLAIMMIKTGLDAAAAEQALEQCEGSLKKAIGTFTKVV, encoded by the coding sequence ATGGATGAGTATCTAGCGGGTCTAACGACGGAAGCAATCAATTCGGAGACAGCGGCCATTGATGAGTGTACAACCGAGCAAATGCTCCGCCTCATGAACGAGCAGGATGCGAAGGTTCCACAAGCGGTTGCGGCTGAAATTCCGCAAATTGTGAAAGCGGTTAATTCACTTCATCAAGTGCTCAAACATGGTGGCAGGATGTTCTACGTCGGTGCTGGATCTTCAGGGAGAATGGGCGTCCTCGACGCTTCGGAATGTCCGCCCACGTTCGGAACAGACCCTGAGCTGGTGCAAGGACATATCGCCGGGGGAGACACTGCGCTGAGATGGGCCGTAGAAGGCTTTGAAGATAATGCGGAGGAGGGGGTTGCATTAATCGAGAGTTGCGGCGTGACAGACAAGGATGCGGTTGTCGGCATTACGGCGAGCGGAAGCGCGCGCTTTGTCATCGCAGCCTTGAAGAAGGCGCGGGACATCGGGGCCACCACCATCGGCGTAGTCAATAACAAGGAATCCTTGCTGGAGAGCGTCTGCGATATCTGCATATCACCTATTGTAGGACCGGAAGTCATTATGGGATCGACCCGATTGAAAGCGGGTACAGCGCAGAAGCTGGTTCTGAACATGCTTACCACTTGTACGATGGTGAAGCTGGGCAAGACGTATAACAACTTAATGGTCGATGTGAAGGCGAGCAACATCAAGCTGCGCGATCGGTCCGTACGGATTATACAGGCAGCTGCAGGCGTTGATGCGGGTACCGCTGCTACGTATTTAGAAAGCGCTTCCATGAACTGCAAGCTGGCCATCATGATGATTAAGACCGGTCTGGATGCGGCCGCGGCAGAGCAAGCGCTGGAGCAATGCGAGGGCAGCTTGAAGAAAGCGATCGGCACGTTTACAAAAGTGGTGTAA
- a CDS encoding MurR/RpiR family transcriptional regulator: MSIHDNILIKIRDMKDSLTPVERVVAEYVLANLEEIPHLSIKSLAQLTKTSDASVLRFCKTMGYTGYRSFIVSISASLGSMEDEQKDQYTDIQPGDDLNTIISNISRNNSKSIEDTLCVIDRKEIERAVKVLRESRRIVFFGIGASGLVGIDAEQKFSRINKICHAYTDGHSQLTAATLLEKNDVAIFISNSGNTADILDALDIAKKNGACIIAITKYTKSPLAENAHIVLSISTPEITIRSGAMGSRIAMLTVIDILFAGVASAEYKHVKKYLTKTHNILASKHR; the protein is encoded by the coding sequence ATGTCAATCCACGACAATATTTTAATTAAGATTCGTGACATGAAGGACAGCCTGACGCCGGTGGAAAGGGTAGTCGCAGAGTATGTGCTGGCTAATTTGGAGGAAATTCCGCATCTCTCCATCAAGAGTCTGGCTCAGTTGACGAAGACGAGTGACGCGTCGGTTCTTCGTTTTTGCAAGACGATGGGCTATACCGGCTACCGGAGCTTTATTGTCAGTATTTCCGCTTCGCTTGGCTCAATGGAGGATGAGCAAAAGGATCAGTACACGGATATTCAGCCTGGAGATGATCTGAATACGATTATTTCGAACATTTCCCGCAATAATAGCAAGTCTATCGAGGATACGCTTTGTGTCATTGATAGAAAAGAAATCGAGCGCGCGGTGAAGGTGCTAAGGGAGAGCCGGCGGATCGTGTTTTTTGGCATCGGCGCTTCCGGTCTGGTCGGGATCGATGCAGAGCAGAAATTTTCGCGCATTAATAAGATTTGCCATGCGTACACCGACGGCCATAGCCAGCTTACCGCGGCGACGCTGCTAGAGAAGAATGACGTGGCGATCTTTATCTCGAATTCCGGCAATACGGCCGATATTCTTGATGCGCTGGACATCGCCAAAAAGAACGGCGCCTGCATCATCGCGATTACGAAGTATACGAAAAGCCCGTTGGCGGAAAACGCCCATATCGTGCTGAGCATTTCCACGCCCGAGATTACGATCCGCAGCGGCGCCATGGGCTCGCGGATTGCGATGCTGACGGTGATCGACATTTTATTCGCCGGCGTCGCCAGCGCCGAATACAAGCATGTAAAGAAATATTTGACGAAGACGCACAATATACTGGCAAGCAAGCATCGCTAA
- a CDS encoding TetR/AcrR family transcriptional regulator produces the protein MPGISKHQTDPRIRRTRQLIKDAFVALLQEMDIEKMSISSIAERATISRVTFYLHYRDIPDMLDKMADEMIEDLQHAMNSNPALPTSPEDKDWLRLVKMLEHIAENAPFYKVILGSRRPHIFTERLLQMFTELITARFENRETASSGSKAVIQKDIAIWYGSSALIGTIVGWLRNDMPYTPGFLAKQLYLLTTHDL, from the coding sequence ATGCCGGGCATTTCCAAACACCAAACAGACCCCAGAATACGCCGTACAAGGCAGTTGATAAAGGATGCTTTTGTTGCTCTGCTGCAAGAGATGGATATTGAGAAAATGTCTATCAGCAGTATTGCGGAGCGTGCGACCATTAGCCGTGTTACATTTTATCTGCATTATCGCGATATCCCGGACATGTTGGATAAGATGGCGGATGAGATGATTGAAGATCTTCAGCACGCCATGAACAGTAATCCAGCCCTGCCCACATCTCCTGAAGATAAAGATTGGTTGAGGTTAGTAAAGATGCTTGAACATATTGCTGAAAATGCACCATTTTACAAGGTTATTTTAGGATCGAGGCGGCCCCATATTTTTACCGAACGTCTGTTACAGATGTTTACCGAGTTAATTACGGCAAGGTTCGAGAATAGGGAGACCGCTTCATCGGGTTCTAAAGCAGTCATTCAGAAGGATATTGCCATTTGGTATGGATCCTCTGCTTTAATTGGGACCATCGTGGGCTGGCTGCGTAACGACATGCCGTACACGCCAGGTTTCCTCGCAAAACAACTTTACTTACTAACTACCCATGATCTGTAA
- a CDS encoding cytochrome P450 — protein sequence MQKEIIQAAKITQFRSAVEEFSPFEWCKHQLEHEPISYNEATNTWNVFRYGDVKRVLSDYEYFSSERVRTTISVGADNEVGSTPERISLSKDPPLHRKSRSLLSAAFTPKSLSLWEPRIHAVVGMLIKDMGDEPIIDIVKSFSSALPTIVIADLLGVPSEDRFLFKEWVDHLFLPLPIDNIEDVRELKRQAARNYYNYLYPHVVAKRTHLTDDIISDLIRTEVDGERLTDDEIVRMTMFLLGAGIETTSHLLANTFYSFLYDNDQIYAEVQSHRELLPNTVEEMLRYRFHTARMDRTVKQDNNVLGVELKKGDVVVAWMSAANLDKTVFEDPFTLNIHRPNNKLHLTFGNGPHFCLGAPLARLEANIGLALFMDHFQSIEPVPGFKLEANLTPFAAGQTLTYLPVRVTRW from the coding sequence ATGCAGAAGGAAATTATCCAGGCAGCTAAAATTACTCAGTTTCGATCCGCCGTCGAAGAGTTTAGCCCCTTTGAATGGTGCAAGCACCAATTGGAGCATGAACCGATTAGCTACAACGAAGCTACGAATACTTGGAACGTTTTTCGGTATGGCGATGTCAAAAGAGTACTTAGCGATTACGAGTATTTCTCCAGCGAGAGAGTCCGAACAACAATCAGCGTCGGAGCCGACAATGAGGTGGGAAGCACTCCTGAACGAATCAGTTTGAGCAAGGATCCTCCGCTACACCGAAAAAGCCGAAGCCTGTTATCCGCTGCATTTACGCCTAAAAGCCTAAGTTTGTGGGAGCCTCGAATCCATGCTGTGGTCGGTATGCTGATCAAGGATATGGGAGATGAACCGATTATTGATATCGTCAAGAGCTTTTCCAGCGCGCTGCCGACCATCGTCATTGCAGATCTGCTTGGTGTTCCATCGGAGGATCGCTTCCTCTTTAAGGAATGGGTGGATCATCTGTTCCTTCCGCTTCCGATCGATAACATTGAGGATGTCCGGGAATTGAAGCGGCAAGCAGCGAGAAACTATTACAACTATCTCTACCCGCATGTGGTTGCCAAAAGAACTCATCTGACCGACGATATCATCTCCGACTTGATTCGAACGGAAGTCGATGGTGAGCGATTAACAGATGACGAGATCGTCCGGATGACCATGTTCCTTCTAGGAGCCGGCATTGAGACGACAAGTCATTTACTAGCCAACACGTTCTATTCTTTTTTATATGATAATGATCAGATCTATGCTGAGGTACAGTCGCATCGCGAACTGCTTCCGAATACGGTGGAAGAAATGCTCCGCTACCGTTTCCATACAGCCAGAATGGATCGGACGGTGAAGCAGGATAACAATGTTCTTGGAGTGGAGCTCAAAAAAGGCGATGTCGTCGTTGCCTGGATGAGCGCCGCCAATCTGGATAAGACGGTGTTTGAGGATCCGTTTACGCTGAACATCCACCGTCCCAATAACAAACTGCATTTAACCTTCGGTAACGGTCCGCATTTCTGCCTAGGCGCTCCGCTTGCACGGCTGGAGGCGAACATTGGCCTTGCCTTGTTCATGGATCATTTTCAAAGCATTGAGCCTGTTCCCGGTTTCAAACTGGAAGCGAATCTGACGCCTTTTGCCGCTGGGCAGACGTTAACTTATTTGCCCGTACGTGTAACACGATGGTAG
- the deoD gene encoding purine-nucleoside phosphorylase — MSVHIGAPQGEIAESILLPGDPIRARFIADTFLEEAHCYNAVRGMLGYTGKYKGKRVSVQGTGMGVPSISIYAHELIHDYGVKHMIRVGTCGAIQQNVGLRDIVIAMSASTSSAMNQRRFRGIDFAPTADFRFLKQAYDLSCEKKLPVKVGNVMTTDTFYMEDREEIQLWADYQILALEMETAALYTLAARHQVNALSILTVSNHVLTGEMTTAEERESTFTEMIELALDLAVAQAQE; from the coding sequence ATGAGCGTACACATTGGTGCTCCGCAAGGGGAGATCGCAGAGTCGATCCTGCTGCCTGGCGATCCGATACGCGCCCGGTTTATTGCGGATACTTTTTTGGAAGAGGCGCATTGTTATAACGCGGTGCGCGGCATGCTCGGCTATACCGGGAAGTACAAAGGGAAGCGTGTCTCCGTGCAAGGCACGGGAATGGGAGTGCCCTCCATCTCGATCTACGCGCATGAGCTGATTCATGATTACGGCGTCAAGCACATGATCCGCGTCGGCACCTGCGGAGCAATTCAGCAAAACGTGGGGCTGCGGGACATCGTGATCGCGATGAGCGCATCCACGAGCTCGGCGATGAACCAGCGCCGGTTCCGGGGCATCGACTTCGCGCCGACGGCCGATTTCCGCTTCTTGAAGCAGGCGTATGATCTGTCCTGTGAAAAGAAGCTGCCCGTCAAGGTCGGCAATGTGATGACGACCGATACGTTCTACATGGAGGACCGCGAAGAAATTCAGCTGTGGGCCGACTATCAGATTCTGGCGTTGGAAATGGAGACGGCGGCGCTGTATACGCTCGCTGCCCGGCATCAGGTCAACGCGCTGTCGATCCTGACCGTGTCGAACCACGTGCTGACGGGCGAGATGACGACCGCCGAGGAGCGGGAGAGCACGTTCACGGAGATGATTGAGCTCGCCCTGGATCTGGCGGTGGCGCAGGCGCAGGAGTAA
- a CDS encoding sugar-binding transcriptional regulator has product MDQEKIKKMIDAAKMYYFMDCSQQDIADKLGVSRPTVSRFLQQAREDGLVQIRILDPSEDTHRLAYQLKDKYRLKKAIVVPVPHYEEDLIGEYLAEDASRYLDELITDGDTIALAWGETIYQVAHKLNHKHVSNVNVVQWQGGVSQSGTNTYSCEIMHLFGSAYHTSPYFLPLPVIVDHPLVKQAIESERHMRAVLDMGEQANIALYSVGVPVPNSPVLPVQYFTEEEVKELAGRACGEIGARFYDADGRICLPELDARTIGIPLDSLARKEHSILVAGGPGKVEAIFGALQGGYANVLITDQFTAKSLADKEKEYLQPEGTSSSFPLSGIPLY; this is encoded by the coding sequence ATGGATCAAGAGAAAATCAAAAAAATGATTGATGCTGCGAAAATGTATTATTTCATGGATTGCAGCCAGCAGGATATCGCGGACAAGCTTGGCGTGTCCCGGCCTACCGTCTCCCGATTTTTACAGCAGGCGCGGGAGGACGGATTGGTGCAGATTCGGATTCTGGATCCGTCCGAGGATACGCACCGGCTTGCCTACCAATTGAAGGACAAATACCGCTTGAAAAAGGCGATTGTCGTCCCGGTGCCTCATTATGAAGAGGACCTGATCGGAGAATATTTAGCCGAAGATGCCTCGCGCTATCTGGATGAGCTGATTACCGATGGAGATACGATCGCATTGGCTTGGGGAGAGACAATTTATCAGGTAGCGCACAAGTTGAATCATAAGCATGTAAGCAATGTCAATGTCGTGCAGTGGCAAGGCGGCGTAAGCCAATCGGGAACGAATACGTACAGCTGCGAGATTATGCATCTCTTCGGCAGCGCTTATCATACGTCTCCCTATTTCTTGCCGCTCCCCGTTATCGTGGACCACCCGCTGGTGAAGCAGGCGATAGAGTCCGAGCGCCATATGCGCGCCGTCCTGGACATGGGGGAACAGGCGAATATCGCCCTGTACAGCGTAGGCGTCCCGGTGCCGAATTCTCCGGTTTTACCGGTGCAATACTTTACCGAAGAAGAGGTGAAGGAATTGGCAGGCAGGGCTTGCGGGGAGATTGGCGCCCGGTTCTACGATGCCGATGGCCGGATCTGTCTGCCTGAATTGGACGCGCGGACGATCGGGATCCCGCTTGATTCGCTCGCCCGGAAGGAGCATTCCATCCTTGTGGCCGGAGGCCCGGGCAAGGTGGAGGCGATATTCGGCGCGCTCCAAGGCGGGTATGCGAATGTGCTCATAACCGATCAGTTCACGGCCAAATCTCTTGCCGACAAGGAGAAGGAATATCTTCAACCGGAAGGGACATCCTCTTCCTTCCCTCTTTCCGGCATTCCTCTGTACTGA